GTCCTCCCTGGGCTTTACAATATCGAGGTTGCGGGAGAGTCTGTAGTGGTAGGCCACTATGGTGGGCATCTTCGCCACGAGCTTCTCAGCAATTTTATACGCGAGCTCCTTTTCCTCTGCCTTGTACCGGCCTAACCTCAGCGCCTCGGCGAGCTTGTGATTATCCTCGTCGTAGGCTCCTTCTGCGGCGACGGCCGCCTCAAGTGCAAACATGGGGTGGGCCTTTGCGAGGTTTCTAATTACTTCGATGGTCTCTGGACGTAGATCTCTGTTCTTCCGCAACCTGCTCACATAGTCCTCGAAGTCTTTTTTAGTAGGTAGCTTCCCGTACAGTATGAGGTACGACACTTCTTCGTACGTTGAGTGCTGGGCTAGATCCTCTATTCTGTAACCTCTGTACCAGAGGATGCCCTTGTCGCCGTCAATGTCGCTTATTGATGTGTTTTTTATCAGTACGTCTTCTAGGCCGTGGATGATTGGGCCGCATGGAGACTGTAAAATTTTGCCTCCTGTTCTTATTTGAACAGCTTGTTCACTCATAAGTATTTTAGCTATACTTCTAAATTTATATTGTGTTTGATTAATCGTGTAAGAATATTTTCACTTAAGTCGAATCTAGGTGCTGATCTGCTCGGACTGACCTCCTCCCGTCCTGAGGGGCGGGGGCTCCTCTAGGGCGGGTCATAGGCGCCCTCGTCCCCTGCCGGGATTATGGCGCCCGGCGGGGTCATGGGGCCGGCCCGGGCCAGCACGGCGGGCCACCTGGCTTTAACAGTACGCTCCGCCCTCAGCACAATAGCAGACCACTCCTCCAGCTGTCTTTTGTCCACTGTGGATAGTGCATGTCTGACCACCTCGGCGTATTTCGGCTCCAGCTCCTCCGCGGCTTTCTTCAGAATGTTTAACACGGCCGCAACGTCTCTGTGGACCCAGTGGCCGTGGGGGCAGAGCCCCATCTTGGGGCCGAGGGGGAACGACAGAGGCTCTCTGTGTACTGGGCAGGTCTTGGAGTACCTGCTGGCTGACACAAATACAAACCTCAAACCGCGCTCCGCGGCTCTGTCCCGTACTTTTCCTACTACGGCTTTGATAGGCATCTGCTTAATGCGGTGCCTAAGCCCGGCGCTTTTCGCCCTCTCCACCATCTCCTCCTGAGGCCTTCTGCCCAAGTCCTCAGCGACGAGGATCACCGGCTCTCTCGTAAGCTCATGAGCTATCTTGTTAACTCTATCCCGCTTCCTCTTCCCCTCCCTAAGCCTCTTCACCCTCTTTCGAAACTCCCTAGTGTGGACGCCGGAGAGCTTCCTCCCGCTCACCTCCACGGAGAGCCCCTCGGCCCACTTGCGTCTAATCGCGGCGTAGCGCTTGGCCAGCCTGCCGAAATCTGTCTTGAACACCTTAATCGAGGTGGAGGGCTGCACCCACTTGCGGTTCCACTGGGCAACTCTGTCGGCTGAGGCCTTAAGATCGACTCTAGCTACCACCACTGTGTTATCGTTCACGTCGAAGGCCGCAACGGCGGCGGGCTCTTTTTCCGCCTCTGGCTCCACCTCGTATGTAAACATGGCGTATACCCTGTTCTTCACCCGCCTCAGCCTAATCGTAGACGCCCTCTTGGCCCTCCCACCCCTGACAAGCCACTCGAAGAGCCAGAACCGCTTGTGCGGCCACAGCTCCGCGGCGTGCCTCCCAGACATGAGCCTTATGGATAGAGCGGTCGCCGAGTCAAAGCGCCACGTCCTCTCGTCTACGTAAGGCGCTACGCGCCTCACCTCAGGAGGCCTCCCGCCCGCCTCGGCCCAAGAGTTGTAGGCCTCGACCGCTTCCTTGACGGCTTGCTGGGCGTATGCAAACGGTAGCCCGGTCTGTTTCACGACCTCCTTCACCTCATGCCATACACGGAAGTAGCTGGCTCTCCTCCCCCATACTTCTCCACGAGGTACTCCACCGCCATCCGCTTCACCTTTCTGTATCCCTTCTCCAGCTCTAGGAAGTCGAGGAATTGGTTGCCGTCCAGCAGAAGCGGAACAGCGACAGAGCGTCTAGCCACCATGTCCAAATTGAAGCCTCGTTTAAAGCCTTACCCCGCCCTAAAGGGCGAGGCTTGTGGTCGTCTAGAATCAGATAGGATGCCGCCTGTCACCTATCCTGCGGGTTCTAATCATCACAGGTTTGGTGTAGATCCTATTTTAAAGTCTTAGCGCGTCGTGGCACATCAACTCTATTGGCGTGAGGGCGTCTGCGAAGGTGTCGCCGCAGGTGATGACCACCGAGGTGTCTTGTGCTATGTGGTGTTCTAGTTTTTTTGCGAGGTTGGCGTGGTATTTTTCTAGTGGCTCTCCGATGGGGGGGAGGTATGTCTTGCCGCCTTTTTTCTCAATTATCAAGGCGCCGCATGCGCCTAGCCTCACCAGCGAGTCGCGTATCTTGATGACGTCTCCCAAGGCGCCTCTTACTACGTGTGCCACGCACCTCCGGCCGCAGAGTAGGTCTTTGGCTTCCTCTACGGCGAATATGCCGCCTATTCCGCAGATGTCGAGTGCGTCTTTTAGAAATGTCTGACCTGCCTCGGTTATCTTGACTCCCCCCTTCATTATCAAGACGTGGCCGAACTCCCGGCCGCCTTCGAGTAGTGTTCTGACGATTCCCTCGCCGATTTTGAGCTCCTCCGCCAGATTCTTCCGGCCTCGTGGGGTGTTCGACGTGCTGAGTAACGCGAGTAGCTGTAGATACGCCACCTCGCGGTTCTTCACATGTCTTAGTTTCCCGCGCCTTAAAAATTTTTAAAAGGGATACATGGAGGGTGTCATGTCGTCGGTTAAGATTGAGGAAGTTAGGACACAGTTCGAGCGCTTCGCCGCTCACAGCCACATTAAGGGCCTCGGCGTCAGGGAGGGGAAGGTGGAGTTCGTCGGCGACGGGTTTGTGGGGCAGACAGAGGCGCGGGAGGCGGCTTACATAGTGGTGAAGATGATTAAGGAGGGGAAATTCGCTGGGAAAGGCGTGTTGATCGTAGGGCCGCCGGGCACCGGCAAGACGGCGCTGGCCCTGGGTATCGCGAGGGAGCTGGGTTCCGAGACTCCGTTTGTGGCGCTTTCCGGCGGGGAGATATATTCCCTGGAGGTTAAGAAGTCGGAGTTTTTGATGAGGGCGCTTAGGAGGGCGATTGGGATAAAGGTGAGGGAGTGGAGGAAGGTGTACGAGGGGGAGGTGAGGTCGCTGGAGTTTAGATACGGCCGCCACCCCTACAACCCGTATATACAGAGGGTGCTCGGCGCCACTATTAAGCTGAGGACTAGGGACGAGGAGAAGACGTTGAGGATCCCGGCTGAGATTGCGCAGCAGCTGATTGAGCTGGGGGTGGAGGAGGGCGACGTCATTATGATTGACGAGGAGACAGGCGCCGTGTCTGTGGTGGGGAGGGGGGAGGGCGGGGAGCAGTACGACATAGCTGTGAGGAAGAGGGCGGAGTTGCCCAAGGGCCCCGTCTACAAGGAGAAGGAGATTGTGAGGTTCTTCACGCTTCACGACGTCGATATGTCTCTGGCGAGGCAGAGAGGTCTAATCTCCGCCATGATTTTCGGATTTGCCGAAGAGGTTAAGGAAATCCCAGACGAGGTTAGGAGGCAGAGTGATGAAATTGTGAAGAAGACTGTGGAGGAGGGCAAGGCGGAGCTTGTGCCGGGGGTTTTGTTTATAGACGACGCCCATCTCCTGGACATCGAGAGCTTCTCGTTCCTCATGAGGGCTATGGAGACTGAGTTCGCCCCGATTATCATCATGGCCACTAATAGGGGGATAGCTAAGATTAGGGGGACCGACGTGGAGTCGCCCCACGGGATACCGCAGGACATGTTGGATAGGCTGGTTATCATCCGCACAAGGCCCTACACGGCCGACGAGGTGAGGGAAATCATAACGATTAAGGCTCGTGAGCAGAACGTGCCGCTTGGGAGAGACGCCCTCGAGCTCTTGACCGCAATAGGCGCGGAGCACTCCTTGAGATATGCGCTTCAGTTGCTCACGCCGGCTTATATAATAGCCAAGGAGCGGGGCAGATCCACGGTGACGAGAGAGGAGGTGGAGTACGTCAAGAGGCACTTCGTATCTGTGAAGGAGTCTGTGGAGTACGTCAAGTCGCTGGAGGAGAAGTTTTTGAGATAGGGCTCGGCTCGCTAAGCCTCTTCTATTGTAAAGATCTTGGCTTTTAGACCTCCCTCGCCTCTCTTTTTCACCCTCTTCTCCACCACGTAGACGTTGTAGATGGCGTATAGTATCAACACTTGGCCTATGTCTAGGTATATCTGGGTGGTGTTTTTCACCGTTATGGTGTAGAAGAGTGGGTATATCGCCACGCCGTAGCCCGGCGGGGATGATGTAAATAGGAGGGTTAGGTAGTGGAACGCGGCGGTTGCGATGGAGAGCGTCGCCAGCGTCCACCTGGCGCGGTCGTTGGGCTTTGTGAAGAAGGTGGCCACCACGGCGGCGAAGAGGAGAAGTGTAAAGACCACCGTAACTCTCCACATATACAGCCACAGAGGCGGCGCAGACACGGCCTTGACGCCGTCTGGGGTGAGGATTTTGTTAGGCGGGGGCCTGAAGGCGTCTGAGACAAATACCTCAACTGGCAGAAAGGCGGACGCCGCGGCGAGAGCCGCCACTATGGCTACCAAGAGCCAGAGCTTCATCTTATCGACTGCAGAATTCTGTACTGCTCTCCCAACACGCCGAGGGCTATGTTGAAGATAAGCATGGCGGCGAGGACCCACGTCACTGCGCTTACCACGGCGTTGCCCCTCTTCTCCCCCAGCCTCCGCTGAATCGCCGCGGCGAGTAGCTGCCCCCCGTCTAGTGGGTATATGGGCAACGCGTTGAGCACGGCGAGGCCGTAGTTCACCACAATTAGCCAGAACACGAGTTTTGTGAAGTCGGTGTTGTACAACTGGTCCCTTTTTATAGGCCCCGCGTCGTAGCCGATCATGGGCAGGCTACCGGGCCCCAGCCCGTAGAAAATCTTCCCCCCCTTCTCCACCAGCGTCACGTTAAAGACGTGGAGCGTGCCGTTTCTCTCCACGTAGACCCTAACCGAGTCCCCCGCTCTGCACACAGCCCTCGTCTCAATTACTGCGCTTAGTAGCTGGCCGCTCGTCGGCGTTTCCCACGTCCTGCCGCAACCCTCTATCTTCGTCACCACGTCCCCCGGCCTGACGCCGCCGAGGTACAGCGAGCCGTCTGTGTAGAGCCAGTTTATCCTGGGGGGCGTGGTGAAGCTTGTGTAATCCAGCGTGACTTCGTATCGATGCAGCCACGAGGCGGCGACGAGGGTCACCTTGTCGCCTGGCTTGCAGTTGACAGTTTTGTTTATTCCCATAAGCGGCCCGAGGCCGGCGAGCACATTTAACTTCGTCAACAGGTCATCAGGGGTGTAGACGGCGTCCTGTAGCCCGCAACCGTGGATTCCAATAACCCTGTCTCCTGGCTGGACGCCGTAGGCCGGGACGCCGAACACCGCGCCTTGTAAGCCGGCCCAGGCGCCGGCGACCCCTAACAACATCGCCGACAGCGCCACAACGACGTTTACAGCGACGCCGCTCGCCAAGACGGCGAGCTTGGCTTCTGTATTTGCCTTCTTGAACTGCTCCTCGTCGGGCTCTACAAAAGCCCCGCTTAGGATGTAGAAGAGGGAGAAGACCCCGACGGACCTCACCGGGATCCCGTATCTCAAGGCAGCGTATCCGTGCATTAGCTCGTGCAGAACGACGCCGACAGCGACGGCGACAGCCATGTAGGGCAGTTGATCCCATGGGAGTGTGACTCCTGGGATAATTGGAGTAACCCCGGCTGAGCGCGCCGCGGCCTCCTCCGGCGGCGCCCCTCTGAAGAGCGCGCCGAGGGCGTTTAAAGTACCTCCAACCAACATGTAGAGAAAGCCCCATAAAATCTGGACCTGCCCGTCTGGCCTCACAAAGGGGATAGCCACGAATACAGGCACCGCGAAGAGAGTCAGCGCCACGACGAGGTAGGCTCTGAGAGGTACAAAACTCAGCCTCCTAGTAAACGCCTCGACGTACCTTACGAGCCTCTCGCTCTTCCAGTAGATGGCTAGGAAATACCTCACGGCGCTTCTATTCAACAGGTATACGATGCCAACCAGCACGAACCAGCTGATGGCCAGTGCTAACAGCCCGTCCACGACCCCTAAACGAACTGTATATTAATTTTAGACCTCCAGCGAGGCCCCCGCCCCCAGCCTATAGACGTTGAATTTCTTCTCCAGCTCCTTGGCGAGCTGAGGCGCCGTGTGCATAGCTACGACGCACCGCACCCCCAGTAGCCTAAGCTCCGCCGCTACTCTGTGGAGCAGGTAGGGGCTGTAGCTGGTGCCGCCCAGCCCCCCGACAAAACACCGGGCCTTCACCCCCCTCTGCGAGAGCTTGTGGTAAGGCACGGAGAAGAGGCCGCAGGGCGACACCACCACCCCATCTACATAAAGAATGTTCTCCCCACGTTCTTTAAACACCTTGTACCTGACCCCAAGCACCACCAGCTCAACGTCGAGGGGTGGGTTCACGACGGGGATCTTATACAGCCCAAACCCGCCGGAGTGGTGCTCGTTGCCGGCGACCCCCACCACGCCGATTGACGGCTTGGCCTTCGACTTCGCGGCGAATTGCAAGGCGGCGTCTCTACTACAGCTGTCGAACAAAACCGCGTCGTTTATCAAGACTCCAAATCCGTGGCTAGGCTCAAGCACTCCTGGGTGCTCAGAACACACGGCAGTTATCCTCACCACGTCGAGATGTGGAGAACGTATTTAAACTGATTAGCAAATGGCGAGGCATGAGGCGAGCCGTGCTGAGCGTGGCGTCGATACTAGTTTTCTCAGCGATTCTCACCTTCTTCCCTGGCGAGTACTTCACAGCTATATTACTGTACTTCGTCCTATTCTTCGGAGTCTCTATACTAATGGGGGTGAGGTCGTACAGGAGAGGCATGGCAACGGTGCAGGAGGTGTCTAAAGGCCGCCCCATAATTGAAATAGATGAGAAAGAAGTTAATAAACTCTTAGAAAAAGATAAAGAGCTTGTAAATGAGTATAAAAAAATGGTCAGGGGGTCATTTCTGCCGATGTTAACACTACCTCTATTTATACTACTAGCCACGTTCCTATTTCCAACACTGCCGCCCGCAACCGAGTCGGCGCTTGGCCCCAGCATAGGAAAGCTCCCCGCGAGATTTCTCGGCTACGTGGCTGTATTTGGCATATTCACCTTGATCTCCATGGCGACTTTCAAGCCGCCTACCGCCCCGAGGATAGTGAGGAGTCTAAAGGTGTACGACGCCGGCCTCGTCATAGACAAGAGTCTGGGCCTCAAGGCGCCTATAGAAGTGGCGGATTACAAAGTCAGCGAGGAGAGGAGATTTATCGAATTTAAGCTAAATAACCAAATATTTAGAATCTACTACAAAGATATAAAAGAGCTTGATAGTGTTTTATCTAAACTAGTTAAGCCTCTAAAACAGTGAAGCCAGCGAGCCGGCGATTTCCTCCTCGCTCGGCCCCTTCTTCTCCTCTTCTTCTTTCTTCTCCTCAGCCTTTGCAGGCGCTGCGGGGGCGGCCCCGCCGGCTGCTGGCGCCGCCGCGGGCGCCGCGGCGGCCACCGGCGCAAACGCCGCCGACTTAATAGCCTCCTCTATGTTTACCTCCTTGAGAGCCGCCACGAGAGTCTTTATCCTAACCTCGTCTGGCGAAATGCCTGCCGCCTGCAGTACCTTCGCCAGATTCTCTTCGTTTATCTCCTGCTTAGCGTAGTGAAGCAACAACGCCCCGTATATGTACTCCATGGAAAAGGTCGGGAAGGAGGCATTTAAAAATTTTAGCCACCCTACACCTCTTCGATCTTCACGTTCTTAGACTTGAGCTCTGCCAAAACCTGCTCTGCCTTGTCTGGGGGGAGTTTAATAGTGTAGAGATACCCGGCGAGCCTGGCCTTAAGCTTCACGTAGTCTTGATAGCGCCTTACCCGGACCTCCTCAGCCTTCTCCCCGTACTGCTTCCAAATCGCCAGCAAGAACACCTCTTTTGGCATAGCCCACAGTAGGGAGGGGTATATAAAATTTGGCCGGGGTAACCCACCAGGCTCATTCGCCCCCCTACAGGGGAGTTGCCCAGGGCGTTTCCTATATATCCACATGTATATATTCTTTACGGCCGGCAAATACCTCCACGACTCCAGGCCCCTAGCTCACGCTTCTGTGTCTGTACTTGATATGGGGGAGGGTTCTCATCACCTCGAAGGCTAGGTTGGAGAGCTGGTTTAACAGCTTGGCCCCGGCGGACTCTCCCAGCGTGACCAGCCTCCTCTCGGCCCACCTAATCCACACCCGGGCTTCGTCCACCGCCGAGCACTCGGGGGAGGCGCAGGCTATCCAGCTTCTAAGCGGCTCCTCAGGCGCCGCGGCGTAGGCCAGCTTCAGAGCCCTCTTGTACAGCGCGGTGGCTGTGTCTAGGTACTCCGCCTTCCCGGTGGCTAGGTAGAAGCCGAGCTCCATCACGGCGAAGGCCACGAGGCGCATGATCCGGGCCTGGGGGCGGGGCAGGAGGTTAGCCGCCTTGTGGCTGTACACCACCGCCGAGTCCAGCGCGCCGAAGAGCTTAATCAACGGGTCGTCCTTCCTCGCCCTCCTAGCCTCCCCCCTCCAGTATACCAAAGTCTCTCCACCATCACCCGGACATGCAAAGAGCAGTAGACATGGTTTAGACAGCACTACACCTCCCCAAAGTCTAAATATAAATGAATCAGTCAAAATGCCGTGATGAGGCCGCTGAGCTTGGAGTGGTGACGTAATTTCAGCCGGCTGAATTGTTAAGAGTGTGTAGAAAGTTGGGGGATATGTTGTTTAGAAAGTCTAGGGCGGACGGCGCCGCGCTGTTGAGAGAGGAGTTGCGGAGGCCCGGCATCGTGCTGGTCCCCGGCGTCTTCAACGCGTTGACTGCTTTAATGGCCCAGCAGCTGGGCTTCAGGGCTGTGTACGTATCGGGGGCGGCTGTCACGGCCTCCATGGCCTTGCCCGACCTCGGCTTGATAACTCTCGACGAGATGGTAAAGACCGTGAAGTACATTGTAGACGCCGTAGATGTGCCAGTGATTGTAGACGCCGACACGGGCTACGGCGAGGCGCTCAACGTCATGCGCGCCGTTAGGGAGTTTGAGGCGGTGGGCGCCGCCGGGATTCAGCTAGAGGATCAGGTCCTGCCGAAAAAGTGCGGCCACCTCAGCGGCAAGGCCGTCGTGCCGCCGGACGAAATGGCTAAGAAAATCCGCGCCGCCGTGGAGGCCCGGAGAAGTCCAGACTTCGTCATAATCGCACGGACAGACGCTGTTGGGGTGACGGGGTTTGAGGATGCGGTGGAGCGGGCCCAGCTCTACCTAGAGGCGGGGGCCGACGTCATATTCCCAGAGGCCCTCCGGACTGAGGAGGAGTTTAGAGAATTCGCCAGGAGGGTCAAGGCCCCGTTGCTTGCCAACATGACGGAGTTCGGCGTCTCCCCCCTCATACCGGCCAGGCGGCTGGAGGAGTTCGGCTACAAATTTGTAATTTTCCCAGTCACCGCGCTGAGGGTGGCTATGCACGCCATTAGAGAGGTCTTCAGAGCTATAATGAACGAGGGGACGCAGGAGCGGTGGCTGGACAAGATGTTCACACGGAAGGAGCTCTACGACTTGATTAAGTACTACGACTACGAGAAGTTGGACACAGAAATTTCTAGACATATAGACAATATTTATAAGAGCGGGCGGGGTGGGCGCCATGGATAGAGTCACGAAGATCCTGGCGGAGTACACCAGCGCCGTAGACTACTCCAAGGTGCCTCTAGAGACTCGTCACGAGGTTAAGCGCAGGATCATCGACTCCATGGCGGTGGCCTTCGCGGCGTACAACGCAGAGCCCGTGGCTATCGCCAGGAGAGTCGCGTCGAAATTCGCCACTTCGAGGGGGGCCAGGCTGCTGGGCACGCGCTACGAAACCACGCCAGACTGGGCCACTTTTGTAAACGGCCTCATGATCCGCTACCACGACTACAACGACACCTACCTCTCCAAAGAGCCCCTCCACCCCAGCGACTTGATCGGCGCCGCCCTGGCGGTGGGCGACTACGTCGGCGCGGAGGGGACAGACCTCATCACAGCCGTAGCCATAGGCTACGAGGCGTCGGTCACCTTCTGCGACGGCGGAACCCTGCGGAAGAGGGGCTGGGACCACGTCAATTTCCTGGGGATTGGCAGCGTGCTGGCCGCCGCCAAGCTACTACGCCTCGACGCGGCCAAGACACAGCACGCCCTGGCCATCTACGCCGTCCCCCACGCCGCGATGCGCCAGACGAGGGTGGGCGAGCTGTCTATGTGGAAGGGCGCCGCCGCCGCCAACTCAAGCCGCAACGCGGTATTCGCCACGTTGCTCGCACAAGAGGGCTACACGGGTCCCTACAAGCCGTTTGAGGGGGAGATGGCCTTCTTCAAGCAACTGTTGCAGGGCGACTTCGACCTGGGTGTGTTGAAGAGCATGGAGGAGGGGAGGCCGCCCCGTAGGATACTCGACACGTACATCAAGCCGTACCCAGTGGAGTACCACGCCCAGACCGCCGTCGAGGCCGCCCTGAAGCTCAGGGAAAGGGTCAGAGTTGAGGAGATCGAGAAGATTAGGATAGACACCTACGAGGCGGCCTACACAATCATCGGCCCCAAAGACCCCGAGAAGTGGGACCCCCACACCAAGGAGACGGCGGACCACTCCATAATGTGGATCACCGCCGCGGCGTTCTTCTGGGGCCCGATAAAAATAGAGCACTACAGAGACGTGAGGAACCCCGCCGTCCTCTCCCTAATGAAGAAGATAGAGGTCAACCTCGACCCGGAGCTCGACAAGCTCTACCCGCAGGCCTTCCCCACAGTAATTACGGTCTA
The sequence above is drawn from the Pyrobaculum ferrireducens genome and encodes:
- a CDS encoding zinc ribbon domain-containing protein is translated as MKEVVKQTGLPFAYAQQAVKEAVEAYNSWAEAGGRPPEVRRVAPYVDERTWRFDSATALSIRLMSGRHAAELWPHKRFWLFEWLVRGGRAKRASTIRLRRVKNRVYAMFTYEVEPEAEKEPAAVAAFDVNDNTVVVARVDLKASADRVAQWNRKWVQPSTSIKVFKTDFGRLAKRYAAIRRKWAEGLSVEVSGRKLSGVHTREFRKRVKRLREGKRKRDRVNKIAHELTREPVILVAEDLGRRPQEEMVERAKSAGLRHRIKQMPIKAVVGKVRDRAAERGLRFVFVSASRYSKTCPVHREPLSFPLGPKMGLCPHGHWVHRDVAAVLNILKKAAEELEPKYAEVVRHALSTVDKRQLEEWSAIVLRAERTVKARWPAVLARAGPMTPPGAIIPAGDEGAYDPP
- a CDS encoding DUF4443 domain-containing protein is translated as MKNREVAYLQLLALLSTSNTPRGRKNLAEELKIGEGIVRTLLEGGREFGHVLIMKGGVKITEAGQTFLKDALDICGIGGIFAVEEAKDLLCGRRCVAHVVRGALGDVIKIRDSLVRLGACGALIIEKKGGKTYLPPIGEPLEKYHANLAKKLEHHIAQDTSVVITCGDTFADALTPIELMCHDALRL
- a CDS encoding RuvB-like helicase codes for the protein MSSVKIEEVRTQFERFAAHSHIKGLGVREGKVEFVGDGFVGQTEAREAAYIVVKMIKEGKFAGKGVLIVGPPGTGKTALALGIARELGSETPFVALSGGEIYSLEVKKSEFLMRALRRAIGIKVREWRKVYEGEVRSLEFRYGRHPYNPYIQRVLGATIKLRTRDEEKTLRIPAEIAQQLIELGVEEGDVIMIDEETGAVSVVGRGEGGEQYDIAVRKRAELPKGPVYKEKEIVRFFTLHDVDMSLARQRGLISAMIFGFAEEVKEIPDEVRRQSDEIVKKTVEEGKAELVPGVLFIDDAHLLDIESFSFLMRAMETEFAPIIIMATNRGIAKIRGTDVESPHGIPQDMLDRLVIIRTRPYTADEVREIITIKAREQNVPLGRDALELLTAIGAEHSLRYALQLLTPAYIIAKERGRSTVTREEVEYVKRHFVSVKESVEYVKSLEEKFLR
- a CDS encoding M50 family metallopeptidase; protein product: MDGLLALAISWFVLVGIVYLLNRSAVRYFLAIYWKSERLVRYVEAFTRRLSFVPLRAYLVVALTLFAVPVFVAIPFVRPDGQVQILWGFLYMLVGGTLNALGALFRGAPPEEAAARSAGVTPIIPGVTLPWDQLPYMAVAVAVGVVLHELMHGYAALRYGIPVRSVGVFSLFYILSGAFVEPDEEQFKKANTEAKLAVLASGVAVNVVVALSAMLLGVAGAWAGLQGAVFGVPAYGVQPGDRVIGIHGCGLQDAVYTPDDLLTKLNVLAGLGPLMGINKTVNCKPGDKVTLVAASWLHRYEVTLDYTSFTTPPRINWLYTDGSLYLGGVRPGDVVTKIEGCGRTWETPTSGQLLSAVIETRAVCRAGDSVRVYVERNGTLHVFNVTLVEKGGKIFYGLGPGSLPMIGYDAGPIKRDQLYNTDFTKLVFWLIVVNYGLAVLNALPIYPLDGGQLLAAAIQRRLGEKRGNAVVSAVTWVLAAMLIFNIALGVLGEQYRILQSIR
- a CDS encoding DUF2208 domain-containing protein, with protein sequence MRRAVLSVASILVFSAILTFFPGEYFTAILLYFVLFFGVSILMGVRSYRRGMATVQEVSKGRPIIEIDEKEVNKLLEKDKELVNEYKKMVRGSFLPMLTLPLFILLATFLFPTLPPATESALGPSIGKLPARFLGYVAVFGIFTLISMATFKPPTAPRIVRSLKVYDAGLVIDKSLGLKAPIEVADYKVSEERRFIEFKLNNQIFRIYYKDIKELDSVLSKLVKPLKQ
- the rpl12p gene encoding 50S ribosomal protein P1; the protein is MEYIYGALLLHYAKQEINEENLAKVLQAAGISPDEVRIKTLVAALKEVNIEEAIKSAAFAPVAAAAPAAAPAAGGAAPAAPAKAEEKKEEEEKKGPSEEEIAGSLASLF
- a CDS encoding ATP:cob(I)alamin adenosyltransferase encodes the protein MLSKPCLLLFACPGDGGETLVYWRGEARRARKDDPLIKLFGALDSAVVYSHKAANLLPRPQARIMRLVAFAVMELGFYLATGKAEYLDTATALYKRALKLAYAAAPEEPLRSWIACASPECSAVDEARVWIRWAERRLVTLGESAGAKLLNQLSNLAFEVMRTLPHIKYRHRSVS
- the prpB gene encoding methylisocitrate lyase: MLFRKSRADGAALLREELRRPGIVLVPGVFNALTALMAQQLGFRAVYVSGAAVTASMALPDLGLITLDEMVKTVKYIVDAVDVPVIVDADTGYGEALNVMRAVREFEAVGAAGIQLEDQVLPKKCGHLSGKAVVPPDEMAKKIRAAVEARRSPDFVIIARTDAVGVTGFEDAVERAQLYLEAGADVIFPEALRTEEEFREFARRVKAPLLANMTEFGVSPLIPARRLEEFGYKFVIFPVTALRVAMHAIREVFRAIMNEGTQERWLDKMFTRKELYDLIKYYDYEKLDTEISRHIDNIYKSGRGGRHG
- a CDS encoding MmgE/PrpD family protein — protein: MDRVTKILAEYTSAVDYSKVPLETRHEVKRRIIDSMAVAFAAYNAEPVAIARRVASKFATSRGARLLGTRYETTPDWATFVNGLMIRYHDYNDTYLSKEPLHPSDLIGAALAVGDYVGAEGTDLITAVAIGYEASVTFCDGGTLRKRGWDHVNFLGIGSVLAAAKLLRLDAAKTQHALAIYAVPHAAMRQTRVGELSMWKGAAAANSSRNAVFATLLAQEGYTGPYKPFEGEMAFFKQLLQGDFDLGVLKSMEEGRPPRRILDTYIKPYPVEYHAQTAVEAALKLRERVRVEEIEKIRIDTYEAAYTIIGPKDPEKWDPHTKETADHSIMWITAAAFFWGPIKIEHYRDVRNPAVLSLMKKIEVNLDPELDKLYPQAFPTVITVYTKGGGKYTERVDYAKGHPKNPMTDAELEDKFNTLTRDVLPEEARRRALEIMWRLEDYSAADLLEALVK